A single genomic interval of Streptococcus suis harbors:
- a CDS encoding IS110 family transposase — MFHFTTLFIGMDVHKESFSLCYYDMMANQFKHSTKVGPNVSYIVNYVNELRRLYGQDAEVLCGYEAGCLGFTLYHQLQAHGIPCIVMAPTTVMKEGSKRVKTDKKDAAQLAKALAFRSYRPVHIPTVEDEQVKEYIRMRTDHKVALKKIKQQILAFCLRHDFRYTEGSSNWTQKHVRWLRSLNPDGLYAEILTEYLLTYEKLVDQIERYDARIEQLGQSDSYQEKVSRLSCFIGIKTLTALSIVTEIGDFNRFATAQHFASYLGLTPSENSSGDKERRGAITKAGNSHVRRLLIEAAQSLAKGTIGYKSKELKRRQSGNRVEVIAYADKANERLRRRYRTLVLGKNKKQNVAKTAIARELSGFIWGMMTGRIA; from the coding sequence ATGTTTCATTTTACCACACTTTTCATCGGAATGGATGTTCACAAAGAAAGTTTTTCACTCTGCTATTATGATATGATGGCGAATCAATTCAAACATAGCACTAAAGTTGGTCCAAATGTTAGCTATATTGTGAACTATGTGAATGAGCTTCGTCGTTTATATGGTCAAGATGCAGAAGTGTTATGTGGCTACGAAGCCGGATGTCTTGGATTTACCCTATATCACCAGCTACAAGCTCACGGGATTCCCTGTATCGTGATGGCGCCTACAACGGTGATGAAGGAAGGATCTAAGCGTGTTAAGACTGATAAAAAAGATGCAGCTCAGCTCGCAAAAGCTCTGGCCTTTCGTAGCTATCGGCCTGTTCATATTCCTACTGTTGAGGATGAACAAGTCAAAGAATATATCCGCATGAGAACAGACCACAAAGTGGCTCTGAAGAAAATCAAACAACAAATTCTTGCCTTCTGTCTCCGACATGATTTTCGCTATACCGAGGGAAGCAGTAATTGGACACAGAAACATGTCCGCTGGCTCCGTTCCCTAAATCCTGATGGACTTTATGCAGAGATTTTGACAGAATATCTATTGACCTATGAGAAATTAGTAGATCAAATAGAACGGTATGATGCACGAATTGAGCAACTGGGTCAAAGCGACAGTTACCAAGAGAAGGTCTCACGGCTTTCTTGCTTTATTGGCATTAAAACACTAACTGCTCTTTCCATTGTGACAGAAATCGGTGATTTTAATCGCTTTGCGACAGCTCAACATTTTGCTTCTTATCTTGGGCTAACTCCTAGCGAAAATTCTAGCGGCGACAAGGAGAGAAGAGGTGCTATCACCAAAGCTGGGAATAGCCATGTGAGACGACTTCTGATAGAAGCTGCACAATCATTGGCTAAGGGGACGATTGGGTATAAATCCAAAGAATTGAAACGGAGACAAAGTGGAAACCGAGTGGAGGTGATTGCTTATGCGGATAAGGCTAATGAACGCTTAAGAAGACGTTATCGCACACTTGTTCTAGGAAAAAATAAGAAACAAAATGTTGCTAAAACAGCTATTGCACGAGAATTGTCTGGTTTTATTTGGGGGATGATGACAGGAAGAATAGCTTGA
- the lacD gene encoding tagatose-bisphosphate aldolase has translation MTKLQLSQAKFNHMTRLSNSDQVIAALAIDQRGALKRLLAAAAGGGEFGDDILIDFKKVISSDLTPYASSILLDAEYGVPASELRHADCGFIAAYEKTGYDASTPGRLPDLLPNWSAKRIKELGADAVKILLYYDVDDKPEINDIKHAWVERIGSECIAEDIPYFVEILTYDASDMDVTSREYAALKPHKVNGAMREFSKSRYNADVLKVEVPVNMNFVEGYADEEPVYTVEEAKAFFKEQTDSTHLPFIYLSAGVSAKLFQETLVFAKEAGSSFNGVLCGRATWKDAVAIFASEGEEAVKAWLADQGRRNVEELNEVLATTARPWTEKVEVK, from the coding sequence ATGACAAAATTACAACTTTCTCAAGCTAAATTCAATCACATGACCCGCTTGTCAAACAGCGATCAGGTGATTGCGGCCTTGGCGATTGACCAACGTGGTGCATTGAAACGCCTGCTTGCTGCTGCAGCAGGTGGTGGCGAATTTGGAGATGACATTTTGATTGACTTCAAGAAAGTCATCTCAAGCGATTTGACTCCTTATGCAAGCTCCATTCTCTTGGATGCGGAATACGGTGTTCCGGCTTCAGAATTGCGCCATGCAGATTGCGGTTTTATTGCAGCTTATGAAAAAACAGGTTACGATGCGTCCACACCAGGTCGTTTGCCAGACCTTTTGCCAAATTGGTCAGCCAAACGTATCAAAGAATTGGGGGCGGATGCCGTAAAAATCTTGCTTTACTATGATGTAGATGACAAGCCAGAAATCAACGACATTAAGCATGCTTGGGTAGAACGCATTGGTAGTGAGTGTATCGCAGAAGATATTCCTTACTTCGTGGAAATCTTGACTTACGATGCCAGCGATATGGATGTGACTTCTCGTGAATACGCAGCCCTCAAACCACACAAGGTCAATGGTGCCATGCGTGAATTTAGTAAGTCACGTTATAATGCCGACGTGCTCAAGGTTGAAGTACCTGTCAATATGAACTTTGTAGAAGGCTACGCAGATGAAGAGCCAGTCTATACAGTTGAGGAAGCTAAGGCCTTCTTCAAGGAACAAACAGACAGCACTCACTTGCCATTCATTTATTTGAGCGCGGGTGTATCTGCTAAACTCTTCCAAGAAACACTAGTCTTTGCCAAAGAAGCTGGTTCAAGCTTTAATGGTGTTCTTTGTGGTCGGGCGACTTGGAAGGATGCAGTAGCCATCTTTGCAAGCGAGGGTGAAGAAGCAGTCAAAGCTTGGTTGGCAGATCAAGGCCGCCGCAACGTAGAAGAACTAAACGAGGTTCTAGCAACTACAGCGCGTCCTTGGACTGAAAAAGTTGAAGTAAAATAA
- a CDS encoding YlbF/YmcA family competence regulator → MSTNIYDIANELERAIRNLPEYKAVESVKVSVEGNSEAKEILESYISFQKEIQSKLQAGEIPTEADQKKMLDFNKKVQGNPLLTEYFSKQQQLGTYVADLERIIFKPLNELL, encoded by the coding sequence ATGTCAACAAATATCTATGATATAGCAAATGAATTGGAACGTGCAATCCGTAACCTGCCTGAATATAAGGCTGTGGAATCCGTTAAGGTCTCAGTTGAGGGGAATTCAGAAGCCAAAGAAATATTGGAAAGTTATATTTCTTTCCAAAAAGAAATCCAATCTAAATTGCAGGCTGGAGAAATTCCTACTGAAGCTGACCAAAAGAAAATGTTGGATTTCAACAAGAAAGTTCAAGGAAATCCACTTTTGACGGAATATTTCAGCAAGCAACAACAGTTGGGAACTTATGTAGCTGATTTGGAACGTATCATCTTCAAGCCTCTCAACGAATTGTTGTAA
- a CDS encoding prephenate dehydrogenase yields the protein MKKTILIVGLGLIGSSLALCIRKDHPDYHLIGFDPNEQSCQISLGKGMVDEVSTELEGVAKQADVILLCVPIQVSLRLIEEFSALELKDTVLITDAGSTKSAIVAAAEEHLAPRQINFIGGHPMAGSHKSGASAADLHLFENAYYIMTPCQATKQDAVPRLTDLLSGTGARFVQIDAAEHDRVTSQISHFPHVLASSLMHQAGEYAQNHPFTNNFAAGGFRDMTRIAESEPCMWTSILLTNADSILNRIEEFQARLSEIADVLRSGNQKAIWDFFDKGRQTRRAMEIHKRAGVDSFYDLFLSVPDEEDTILKVLEVLRGISIVNIRINEENREDIHGILQITFKNKGNLEDAAKRLREQTTYKIHLD from the coding sequence CTGACTATCACCTCATTGGCTTTGATCCTAACGAACAATCATGCCAAATTTCCTTGGGCAAGGGGATGGTTGATGAGGTATCAACGGAATTGGAGGGTGTAGCAAAGCAGGCTGATGTGATTCTTCTTTGTGTTCCAATTCAAGTTTCTTTGCGTTTGATTGAAGAATTTAGTGCCCTTGAATTGAAGGATACGGTCTTGATTACAGATGCAGGTTCAACGAAGTCTGCAATTGTGGCTGCTGCTGAGGAACATTTGGCGCCAAGACAAATTAATTTTATCGGTGGACACCCTATGGCAGGTAGTCATAAATCTGGTGCCAGTGCAGCAGATCTCCATCTATTTGAGAATGCTTACTACATTATGACACCGTGTCAGGCTACCAAGCAGGATGCGGTTCCCCGATTGACAGACTTGTTATCTGGAACGGGGGCACGTTTTGTTCAGATTGATGCGGCAGAACATGACCGTGTGACCAGTCAAATTTCACATTTTCCACACGTATTGGCTTCTAGTTTGATGCATCAAGCTGGTGAGTATGCCCAAAATCATCCCTTTACGAATAATTTTGCAGCTGGAGGATTTAGAGATATGACACGGATTGCGGAAAGTGAGCCGTGCATGTGGACTAGCATTTTGCTAACCAATGCAGATTCTATTCTAAATCGAATCGAGGAATTTCAAGCACGTCTCTCAGAAATTGCAGATGTTCTCAGATCTGGCAATCAAAAAGCAATTTGGGACTTTTTTGATAAGGGACGTCAAACTCGTAGAGCCATGGAAATTCACAAGCGTGCAGGTGTTGATTCTTTCTACGATTTATTCCTTAGTGTTCCTGATGAGGAAGATACGATTTTGAAGGTTTTGGAAGTCTTACGGGGGATTTCCATTGTCAATATTCGTATCAATGAAGAGAACCGTGAAGATATACACGGTATTTTACAAATTACGTTTAAAAACAAAGGAAATTTGGAAGACGCTGCGAAACGTTTAAGAGAGCAGACGACTTACAAAATCCATTTAGATTAG
- the nagA gene encoding N-acetylglucosamine-6-phosphate deacetylase yields MAVFIKAKSIILPESEVESAYLEITDKGQFGRIMTEKPEGEIVDYSDFHLAPGLVDTHIHGYASHDVMDNDFEGIKVISEGLLSCGVTSWLPTTLTDSTENLDAVCETIGTYAGQETGAKIQGIFLEGPFFTEKYKGAQNPKYMSDPSIEKLDNWHSLSKGLVNKIAIAPEREGVKEFIEFANSKAIHTALAHSDATYAQAEAAVEAGANIFVHVYNGMSGLHHREPGMVGAALNLKNVYAEMICDGHHVHPAAAEIVVKARGAEETVLITDCMRAGGMGEGESRLGEFEVVVKDGTARLKESGSLAGSVLELIEAVQNVVKWGLVSLPDALRMASLAPARSVNIDHICGRIAEGRAADFIVVDDAGRLQATYLDGVKRFG; encoded by the coding sequence ATGGCAGTATTTATAAAAGCAAAATCTATTATTTTACCAGAGAGTGAGGTCGAATCAGCCTATTTGGAAATTACTGACAAGGGTCAGTTTGGACGGATTATGACTGAAAAGCCTGAAGGGGAGATTGTTGATTATTCTGACTTTCATTTAGCACCAGGGCTAGTTGATACACATATCCACGGCTACGCTTCTCACGATGTTATGGACAATGATTTTGAAGGCATCAAAGTCATTTCAGAAGGTCTCTTATCCTGTGGGGTAACTTCTTGGTTGCCAACAACATTAACAGATTCAACTGAAAATTTGGATGCAGTTTGTGAAACGATTGGGACTTATGCAGGGCAGGAAACAGGCGCCAAGATTCAAGGTATTTTCTTAGAAGGTCCTTTCTTTACAGAAAAATACAAGGGAGCACAAAATCCTAAGTACATGAGCGATCCATCCATTGAAAAGTTGGACAACTGGCACAGCTTATCTAAAGGTTTAGTCAATAAAATTGCTATTGCTCCAGAACGTGAAGGCGTCAAAGAATTCATCGAGTTTGCTAACAGCAAGGCAATTCATACTGCCTTGGCTCACAGCGATGCGACCTATGCGCAAGCGGAAGCGGCAGTAGAAGCTGGTGCCAATATCTTCGTCCATGTTTACAATGGGATGAGTGGGCTTCATCACCGTGAACCAGGTATGGTCGGTGCTGCTTTGAATTTAAAAAATGTCTATGCGGAAATGATTTGTGATGGACACCATGTTCATCCAGCTGCGGCAGAAATCGTGGTCAAAGCACGTGGAGCAGAGGAAACTGTTTTGATTACGGACTGTATGCGAGCTGGCGGTATGGGTGAAGGGGAATCCCGCCTCGGTGAATTTGAAGTTGTTGTAAAAGATGGAACTGCTCGTTTAAAAGAAAGTGGTAGTTTGGCAGGTTCTGTCTTAGAATTGATTGAAGCAGTGCAGAATGTTGTGAAATGGGGCTTGGTGTCCCTACCTGATGCCCTTCGTATGGCTTCTCTGGCACCAGCTCGCTCTGTCAATATTGACCATATTTGTGGTCGGATTGCAGAAGGCCGAGCTGCAGACTTTATCGTCGTAGATGATGCAGGACGCTTACAAGCGACCTATCTAGATGGCGTGAAACGATTTGGTTAA